One window from the genome of Rariglobus hedericola encodes:
- a CDS encoding M20/M25/M40 family metallo-hydrolase, producing MSKYQAPAFLVDLLHARSPSGAEFEAQKVFDHYVKPSADSYAKDAMGNRIATLNTKGDPVLMLAGHMDELGLIITFVNKDGFIYFDTIGGHDRTVISGRRVVIQTSNGPIKGVTGKRAIHLMNEGDRKKVPEIHEIWIDIGASSKKEALERVSIGDTVTYDHEFELIHGSIGTARAFDNKVGAYVVGETLIRLAATKKKLAAKLVSVATAQEEIGTRGAITAAYAVNPHIALAVDVGHATDHPDCDQRKYGETKLGGGPIICRGPNINPKVFERLVKAAKKLKIPYQLEADPRPTGTDARAIQVGRGGIATGLVSIPLRYMHTPSEIVDLEDVERTVQLFVEFALDLEKGEYLHW from the coding sequence ATGTCTAAATACCAAGCGCCCGCCTTCCTCGTTGACCTCCTCCACGCCCGCTCACCGTCCGGCGCTGAGTTCGAAGCCCAGAAGGTGTTCGATCACTACGTGAAACCTTCGGCCGATTCTTATGCTAAGGATGCAATGGGTAATCGCATAGCCACGCTCAACACGAAGGGCGATCCCGTGCTCATGCTGGCCGGTCACATGGACGAGCTCGGCCTCATCATCACCTTTGTGAACAAGGATGGTTTCATTTATTTTGATACCATCGGCGGCCACGATCGCACTGTCATTTCCGGTCGTCGCGTGGTCATCCAAACCTCCAACGGTCCTATCAAAGGCGTTACCGGCAAGCGCGCCATCCATCTCATGAACGAAGGCGACCGCAAGAAGGTCCCCGAGATTCACGAGATCTGGATCGATATTGGTGCCTCCTCCAAAAAAGAGGCGCTGGAACGCGTCTCCATCGGCGACACGGTCACTTACGACCACGAGTTTGAACTCATCCACGGCAGCATCGGCACCGCGCGTGCGTTCGACAACAAGGTCGGCGCCTACGTCGTCGGCGAAACGTTGATCCGTCTCGCTGCGACCAAGAAAAAACTCGCGGCGAAACTCGTATCCGTTGCCACCGCACAAGAAGAGATCGGCACGCGTGGCGCGATCACCGCCGCGTATGCGGTCAATCCGCATATCGCGCTCGCGGTCGACGTCGGTCACGCCACCGATCACCCCGACTGCGATCAGCGCAAATACGGCGAGACCAAGCTGGGCGGCGGCCCGATCATCTGCCGCGGTCCGAATATCAATCCCAAGGTCTTCGAGAGACTGGTGAAGGCAGCTAAAAAACTAAAAATCCCTTACCAACTCGAAGCCGATCCGCGCCCCACCGGCACGGACGCACGCGCAATCCAAGTCGGTCGCGGCGGCATCGCCACCGGCCTTGTAAGCATCCCGCTTCGCTACATGCATACCCCGAGCGAGATCGTGGATCTCGAGGATGTAGAGCGCACCGTGCAGCTCTTTGTCGAGTTCGCCCTCGATCTGGAAAAAGGCGAATACCTGCACTGGTAA